The following are from one region of the Platichthys flesus chromosome 2, fPlaFle2.1, whole genome shotgun sequence genome:
- the LOC133968885 gene encoding dual specificity calcium/calmodulin-dependent 3',5'-cyclic nucleotide phosphodiesterase 1B-like isoform X2: protein MAELVRIRKKRLQIPISRLRSMLKQLEEKDVDFEEIRRNLDFTASLLEAVYLDGTRQCLETEDDLQQLQSDGVPPEVTDWLASTFTQRVRRPVRRSDEKPKFRSIVHAVQAGIFVERMFKRAYTAAMPDQPAAVVNCLRDVDRWSFDVFALNSASSDHALRTLFFELITRYELNSRFKIPISCLTEFLSALERGYCRYNNPYHSHVHAADVTQTLHCLLLRSGLVHWLTELEVLASLFAAAIHDYEHTGTTNNFHIHTKSEFALMYNDRSVQESHHLSAAFRLLQDDQMNIFVNLTREEWMELRTLVIEMVLSTDMSSHLLQVKAMKSCLQQQERIDKPKALSLLLHTADISHPSKPWALHSRWTKSLMEEFFQQGDREAELGLPFSPLCDRKSTLVAESQIGFIDFIVYPTFSLLTDMAEKIVIPLVEENPGPPDPCNRHSSLWKESSRGLQWSLAHITAELVSFRSTWTRHTEDNKLKWKDSGSNGFTEPKLTEEQTSRQEEHSERSQQDPNPDTNQ, encoded by the exons ATGGCTGAACTGGTGCGAATCCGTAAGAAACGGCTGCAGATCCCCATCTCTAG gCTGCGGAGCATGttgaagcagctggaggagaaagatGTCGACTTTGAGGAAATCAGAAGGAATCTGGATTTCACAGCATCGTTGCTAGAGGCAGTTTACCTGGATGGAACAAG GCAGTGTCTGGAGACCGAGGACGATCTTCAGCAGCTGCAGTCGGACGGCGTGCCTCCAGAGGTCACCGACTGGCTGGCCTCCACCTTCACGCAGAGGGTCCGACGGCCCGTGCGCCGCTCGGATGAGAAGCCCAAGTTCCGCAGCATTGTCCACGCGGTGCAGGCCGGGATATTTGTGGAGAG GATGTTCAAGAGGGCCTACACGGCCGCCATGCCCGACCAACCTGCTGCGGTCGTAAACTGCCTCAGG GATGTTGACCGCTGGAGCTTTGACGTGTTCGCTCTGAACTCGGCGAGCTCCGATCACGCACTACGAACTCTTTTCTTCGAGCTGATCACCAGATATGAGCTCAACAGCCGATTTAAG ATTCCCATCTCGTGCCTGACGGAGTTCCTGTCTGCGCTGGAGAGAGGATACTGCAGATACAACAACCCGTACCACAGCCACGTCCACGCTGCTGACGTGACTCAGACCCTGCACTGCCTGCTGCTGCGCTCTGGACTCGTG CACTGGCTGACAGAGCTGGAAGTGTTGGCGTCTCTATTCGCTGCGGCCATTCACGACTACGAACACACAGGAACCACAAACAACTTTCACATCCACACAAA gTCAGAGTTCGCGTTGATGTACAACGACCGGTCGGTCCAGGAGAGTCATCACCTGAGTGCAGCGTTTCGGCTGCTGCAGGACGACCAGATGAACATCTTCGTCAACTTGACGCGAGAGGAGTGGAT gGAGCTGCGCACCCTGGTCATAGAGATGGTGTTGTCCACAGACAtgtcctcccacctcctccaggtcAAAGCCATGAAATCCTGCCTCCAACAACAAGAGCG gATTGACAAGCCCAAAGCCCTGTCTCTGCTACTGCACACGGCCGACATAAGCCATCCGTCCAAGCCCTGGGCGCTGCACTCTCGCTGGACCAAGTCTCTGATGGAGGAGTTTTTCCAACAG GGTGATAGAGAGGCGGAGCTGGGCCtgcccttctctcctctgtgtgatcGAAAAAGCACTCTGGTAGCCGAGTCCCAGATCG GTTTCATAGACTTCATCGTGTATCCTACTTTCTCTCTGCTGACGGACATGGCTGAGAAGATTGTTATTCCTCTGGTGGAGGAGAATCCAGGTCCTCCAGACCCTTGTAACAGACACAG TAGTCTGTGGAAGGAGAGCTCCAGAGGTCTGCAGTGGAGTCTCGCTCACATCACAGCTGAGCTGGTGAGCTTCCGCTCCACATGGACACGACACACCGAAGACAACAAGCTCAAATGGAAGGACAGCGGCTCCAATG GATTTACAGAACCCAAACTGACAGAAGAACAGACGTCCAGACAAGAGGAGCACTCAGAAAGATCCCAGCAGGATCCCAACCCAGATACAAACCAGTAG
- the LOC133968885 gene encoding dual specificity calcium/calmodulin-dependent 3',5'-cyclic nucleotide phosphodiesterase 1B-like isoform X3, with amino-acid sequence MAELVRIRKKRLQIPISRLRSMLKQLEEKDVDFEEIRRNLDFTASLLEAVYLDGTRQCLETEDDLQQLQSDGVPPEVTDWLASTFTQRVRRPVRRSDEKPKFRSIVHAVQAGIFVERMFKRAYTAAMPDQPAAVVNCLRDVDRWSFDVFALNSASSDHALRTLFFELITRYELNSRFKIPISCLTEFLSALERGYCRYNNPYHSHVHAADVTQTLHCLLLRSGLVHWLTELEVLASLFAAAIHDYEHTGTTNNFHIHTKSEFALMYNDRSVQESHHLSAAFRLLQDDQMNIFVNLTREEWMELRTLVIEMVLSTDMSSHLLQVKAMKSCLQQQERRIDKPKALSLLLHTADISHPSKPWALHSRWTKSLMEEFFQQGDREAELGLPFSPLCDRKSTLVAESQIGFIDFIVYPTFSLLTDMAEKIVIPLVEENPGPPDPCNRHSLWKESSRGLQWSLAHITAELVSFRSTWTRHTEDNKLKWKDSGSNGFTEPKLTEEQTSRQEEHSERSQQDPNPDTNQ; translated from the exons ATGGCTGAACTGGTGCGAATCCGTAAGAAACGGCTGCAGATCCCCATCTCTAG gCTGCGGAGCATGttgaagcagctggaggagaaagatGTCGACTTTGAGGAAATCAGAAGGAATCTGGATTTCACAGCATCGTTGCTAGAGGCAGTTTACCTGGATGGAACAAG GCAGTGTCTGGAGACCGAGGACGATCTTCAGCAGCTGCAGTCGGACGGCGTGCCTCCAGAGGTCACCGACTGGCTGGCCTCCACCTTCACGCAGAGGGTCCGACGGCCCGTGCGCCGCTCGGATGAGAAGCCCAAGTTCCGCAGCATTGTCCACGCGGTGCAGGCCGGGATATTTGTGGAGAG GATGTTCAAGAGGGCCTACACGGCCGCCATGCCCGACCAACCTGCTGCGGTCGTAAACTGCCTCAGG GATGTTGACCGCTGGAGCTTTGACGTGTTCGCTCTGAACTCGGCGAGCTCCGATCACGCACTACGAACTCTTTTCTTCGAGCTGATCACCAGATATGAGCTCAACAGCCGATTTAAG ATTCCCATCTCGTGCCTGACGGAGTTCCTGTCTGCGCTGGAGAGAGGATACTGCAGATACAACAACCCGTACCACAGCCACGTCCACGCTGCTGACGTGACTCAGACCCTGCACTGCCTGCTGCTGCGCTCTGGACTCGTG CACTGGCTGACAGAGCTGGAAGTGTTGGCGTCTCTATTCGCTGCGGCCATTCACGACTACGAACACACAGGAACCACAAACAACTTTCACATCCACACAAA gTCAGAGTTCGCGTTGATGTACAACGACCGGTCGGTCCAGGAGAGTCATCACCTGAGTGCAGCGTTTCGGCTGCTGCAGGACGACCAGATGAACATCTTCGTCAACTTGACGCGAGAGGAGTGGAT gGAGCTGCGCACCCTGGTCATAGAGATGGTGTTGTCCACAGACAtgtcctcccacctcctccaggtcAAAGCCATGAAATCCTGCCTCCAACAACAAGAGCG caggATTGACAAGCCCAAAGCCCTGTCTCTGCTACTGCACACGGCCGACATAAGCCATCCGTCCAAGCCCTGGGCGCTGCACTCTCGCTGGACCAAGTCTCTGATGGAGGAGTTTTTCCAACAG GGTGATAGAGAGGCGGAGCTGGGCCtgcccttctctcctctgtgtgatcGAAAAAGCACTCTGGTAGCCGAGTCCCAGATCG GTTTCATAGACTTCATCGTGTATCCTACTTTCTCTCTGCTGACGGACATGGCTGAGAAGATTGTTATTCCTCTGGTGGAGGAGAATCCAGGTCCTCCAGACCCTTGTAACAGACACAG TCTGTGGAAGGAGAGCTCCAGAGGTCTGCAGTGGAGTCTCGCTCACATCACAGCTGAGCTGGTGAGCTTCCGCTCCACATGGACACGACACACCGAAGACAACAAGCTCAAATGGAAGGACAGCGGCTCCAATG GATTTACAGAACCCAAACTGACAGAAGAACAGACGTCCAGACAAGAGGAGCACTCAGAAAGATCCCAGCAGGATCCCAACCCAGATACAAACCAGTAG
- the LOC133968885 gene encoding dual specificity calcium/calmodulin-dependent 3',5'-cyclic nucleotide phosphodiesterase 1B-like isoform X1, translating to MAELVRIRKKRLQIPISRLRSMLKQLEEKDVDFEEIRRNLDFTASLLEAVYLDGTRQCLETEDDLQQLQSDGVPPEVTDWLASTFTQRVRRPVRRSDEKPKFRSIVHAVQAGIFVERMFKRAYTAAMPDQPAAVVNCLRDVDRWSFDVFALNSASSDHALRTLFFELITRYELNSRFKIPISCLTEFLSALERGYCRYNNPYHSHVHAADVTQTLHCLLLRSGLVHWLTELEVLASLFAAAIHDYEHTGTTNNFHIHTKSEFALMYNDRSVQESHHLSAAFRLLQDDQMNIFVNLTREEWMELRTLVIEMVLSTDMSSHLLQVKAMKSCLQQQERRIDKPKALSLLLHTADISHPSKPWALHSRWTKSLMEEFFQQGDREAELGLPFSPLCDRKSTLVAESQIGFIDFIVYPTFSLLTDMAEKIVIPLVEENPGPPDPCNRHSSLWKESSRGLQWSLAHITAELVSFRSTWTRHTEDNKLKWKDSGSNGFTEPKLTEEQTSRQEEHSERSQQDPNPDTNQ from the exons ATGGCTGAACTGGTGCGAATCCGTAAGAAACGGCTGCAGATCCCCATCTCTAG gCTGCGGAGCATGttgaagcagctggaggagaaagatGTCGACTTTGAGGAAATCAGAAGGAATCTGGATTTCACAGCATCGTTGCTAGAGGCAGTTTACCTGGATGGAACAAG GCAGTGTCTGGAGACCGAGGACGATCTTCAGCAGCTGCAGTCGGACGGCGTGCCTCCAGAGGTCACCGACTGGCTGGCCTCCACCTTCACGCAGAGGGTCCGACGGCCCGTGCGCCGCTCGGATGAGAAGCCCAAGTTCCGCAGCATTGTCCACGCGGTGCAGGCCGGGATATTTGTGGAGAG GATGTTCAAGAGGGCCTACACGGCCGCCATGCCCGACCAACCTGCTGCGGTCGTAAACTGCCTCAGG GATGTTGACCGCTGGAGCTTTGACGTGTTCGCTCTGAACTCGGCGAGCTCCGATCACGCACTACGAACTCTTTTCTTCGAGCTGATCACCAGATATGAGCTCAACAGCCGATTTAAG ATTCCCATCTCGTGCCTGACGGAGTTCCTGTCTGCGCTGGAGAGAGGATACTGCAGATACAACAACCCGTACCACAGCCACGTCCACGCTGCTGACGTGACTCAGACCCTGCACTGCCTGCTGCTGCGCTCTGGACTCGTG CACTGGCTGACAGAGCTGGAAGTGTTGGCGTCTCTATTCGCTGCGGCCATTCACGACTACGAACACACAGGAACCACAAACAACTTTCACATCCACACAAA gTCAGAGTTCGCGTTGATGTACAACGACCGGTCGGTCCAGGAGAGTCATCACCTGAGTGCAGCGTTTCGGCTGCTGCAGGACGACCAGATGAACATCTTCGTCAACTTGACGCGAGAGGAGTGGAT gGAGCTGCGCACCCTGGTCATAGAGATGGTGTTGTCCACAGACAtgtcctcccacctcctccaggtcAAAGCCATGAAATCCTGCCTCCAACAACAAGAGCG caggATTGACAAGCCCAAAGCCCTGTCTCTGCTACTGCACACGGCCGACATAAGCCATCCGTCCAAGCCCTGGGCGCTGCACTCTCGCTGGACCAAGTCTCTGATGGAGGAGTTTTTCCAACAG GGTGATAGAGAGGCGGAGCTGGGCCtgcccttctctcctctgtgtgatcGAAAAAGCACTCTGGTAGCCGAGTCCCAGATCG GTTTCATAGACTTCATCGTGTATCCTACTTTCTCTCTGCTGACGGACATGGCTGAGAAGATTGTTATTCCTCTGGTGGAGGAGAATCCAGGTCCTCCAGACCCTTGTAACAGACACAG TAGTCTGTGGAAGGAGAGCTCCAGAGGTCTGCAGTGGAGTCTCGCTCACATCACAGCTGAGCTGGTGAGCTTCCGCTCCACATGGACACGACACACCGAAGACAACAAGCTCAAATGGAAGGACAGCGGCTCCAATG GATTTACAGAACCCAAACTGACAGAAGAACAGACGTCCAGACAAGAGGAGCACTCAGAAAGATCCCAGCAGGATCCCAACCCAGATACAAACCAGTAG